A single genomic interval of Alteromonas sp. BL110 harbors:
- a CDS encoding efflux RND transporter permease subunit produces MIESIIRWSVGNRFFVLLTTLIIAFGGIFALKNTPVDALPDLSDVQVIIKTSYPGQAPQVVQDQVTFPLTTAMLSVPGAQTVRGYSFFGDSYVYIIFDDDTDLYWARSRVLEYLSQVASSLPDSAKPQLGPDATGVGWVYIYALTDKSGNHDLSQLRSIQDWFLKYELQTVPGVSEVAAIGGMVKQYQVQVDPDKLRAYGIPLTHVQMALKRGNQETGASVVEMAEAEYMVTATGYIQSVGDIEKIPLGVNEQGTPLRIGDIADVGLGPQMRRGIAELNGEGEVVGGVVVMRFGENAQQTIDGVKEKLESLKASLPEGVEVVPVYDRSKLIERAVSNLSDKLIEELIVVALICAAFLFHLRSSIVAVITLPLGILVSFIIMYMQGINANIMSLGGIAIAIGAMTDGAIVMIENMHKHMEALNKKGVPLTDENRWQIVAKAASEVGPALFFSLLIITVSFLPVFILEAQEGRMFAPLAYTKTYAMAASAGLAITLVPVLMGYFIRGKIISEKKNPLNRVLTALYMPVLRQVMKFPKSTIVIALLVTAVGFWPVNKIGSEFIPPLDEGDLMYMPTTYPGISIGKARELLQQTDKLLRTVPEVETVFGKVGRAETATDPAPLTMIETFIQLKPQEQWRDGVTTESLKAEFDELVKLPGLTNAWVMPIKTRIDMLATGIKTPVGIKVAGPDLDKIQEIGQQIEQLLPAVEGTASVYSERVAGGRYIKIDISREKASRFGLNIADVQQVVSTAIGGMNVTQTVEGQERYPVNLRYPQDYRDSPEQLARLPVITPNDQRIALGDVADIRVENGAPGIKSEDARINGWSFIDIEGVDVGTYVENAKEYLEQNLEIPTGYSISWAGQYEYMERAKEKLTFVLPLTLAIILILLYLNFRSFSEVAIIVVTLPMAMIGGLWLMYLEGFNFSVAVGVGFIALAGVAVEIGVIMLVYLNQALTDLKEKATERAEQISDADYQDALLHGAGLRVRPVMMTVATIIIGLLPILYGTGTGSEVMSRIAAPMVGGMTSAVLLTLIVLPAIYSIVKKREINFFNQELSKS; encoded by the coding sequence ATGATTGAATCAATAATTAGATGGTCAGTGGGCAACCGTTTCTTTGTGTTATTAACCACGCTTATCATCGCATTTGGTGGAATATTTGCGTTAAAAAATACACCTGTCGATGCGCTTCCTGACTTGTCAGATGTACAAGTAATTATCAAAACGAGTTATCCGGGACAAGCACCTCAGGTAGTACAAGATCAAGTAACTTTTCCTTTAACTACTGCGATGCTTTCAGTACCGGGAGCACAAACGGTTCGAGGTTATTCGTTCTTTGGCGACTCATATGTCTACATCATATTTGACGACGACACAGACCTTTATTGGGCAAGGAGTCGTGTGTTGGAGTATTTGAGTCAAGTTGCTTCAAGTTTACCAGATTCAGCAAAACCACAGCTAGGGCCTGATGCAACAGGTGTGGGCTGGGTTTATATATATGCGCTCACTGATAAATCTGGTAATCATGATCTTAGTCAGTTGCGAAGTATCCAAGACTGGTTTTTAAAATACGAGCTTCAAACGGTTCCGGGAGTCTCTGAGGTCGCTGCAATTGGTGGCATGGTTAAACAATACCAAGTTCAAGTTGATCCAGATAAGTTGCGCGCCTACGGCATACCATTGACTCACGTTCAAATGGCGCTGAAAAGAGGTAACCAAGAAACAGGTGCGTCTGTTGTTGAAATGGCCGAAGCTGAGTACATGGTAACTGCCACAGGCTATATTCAATCCGTTGGTGACATCGAAAAAATACCGTTAGGCGTTAATGAGCAGGGCACGCCATTACGTATTGGCGATATAGCTGATGTTGGATTGGGTCCACAGATGCGCCGAGGGATAGCGGAGTTAAATGGTGAAGGCGAAGTTGTTGGTGGCGTTGTGGTAATGCGCTTTGGAGAAAACGCACAGCAAACAATTGATGGTGTAAAAGAAAAACTTGAATCATTAAAAGCCTCTTTGCCTGAAGGTGTTGAAGTTGTTCCTGTTTATGACAGATCTAAGTTAATTGAACGAGCGGTTAGCAATCTATCAGACAAATTGATTGAAGAGCTAATTGTGGTTGCACTAATTTGTGCGGCATTTTTGTTTCATCTACGTTCTTCCATTGTCGCAGTTATTACCTTGCCTTTAGGAATTTTGGTGTCTTTTATCATCATGTACATGCAAGGTATCAATGCCAATATTATGTCATTAGGTGGGATTGCAATAGCGATAGGAGCCATGACGGACGGTGCAATTGTAATGATTGAAAATATGCACAAGCACATGGAAGCTCTTAATAAAAAGGGCGTGCCATTGACGGATGAAAACCGTTGGCAAATTGTTGCTAAAGCTGCAAGTGAAGTTGGTCCAGCATTGTTTTTCAGTCTACTTATTATCACAGTGTCATTCTTACCAGTCTTTATTCTAGAAGCTCAAGAAGGAAGAATGTTTGCCCCTCTTGCATACACTAAAACCTATGCGATGGCTGCATCCGCTGGATTGGCAATAACTCTGGTTCCCGTTCTTATGGGATATTTTATTCGTGGAAAGATTATATCGGAAAAGAAAAACCCATTGAACCGCGTACTGACCGCTCTGTATATGCCTGTGTTAAGACAGGTTATGAAATTTCCAAAATCAACCATTGTAATTGCGTTATTGGTTACCGCCGTGGGTTTTTGGCCTGTTAATAAGATTGGCAGTGAATTCATCCCGCCTTTAGATGAAGGTGACCTGATGTATATGCCAACAACTTACCCCGGTATATCCATTGGTAAAGCTCGTGAATTATTACAACAAACGGACAAGTTACTTCGCACAGTGCCTGAAGTCGAGACCGTTTTTGGCAAAGTCGGTCGGGCTGAAACTGCTACTGACCCTGCCCCTTTAACGATGATTGAAACTTTCATTCAATTGAAACCACAAGAGCAGTGGCGAGACGGAGTAACCACTGAAAGTTTAAAAGCTGAATTTGATGAATTGGTTAAATTACCCGGCTTAACAAATGCTTGGGTGATGCCAATAAAAACCCGGATAGATATGCTAGCGACGGGTATCAAAACTCCTGTTGGAATAAAGGTAGCAGGACCTGACCTTGATAAGATTCAAGAAATAGGTCAGCAAATTGAACAATTGTTACCAGCGGTAGAGGGAACAGCATCGGTTTATTCCGAGCGTGTAGCTGGCGGCCGTTATATCAAGATAGATATTTCTCGTGAAAAGGCGAGTCGATTCGGGTTAAATATTGCTGATGTTCAGCAGGTGGTATCGACGGCTATTGGAGGCATGAATGTCACTCAAACTGTGGAGGGACAAGAGCGTTACCCTGTCAATTTAAGATATCCACAAGACTATAGAGATTCGCCTGAGCAACTCGCTAGATTGCCTGTTATTACTCCGAATGATCAGCGTATCGCATTGGGAGATGTAGCAGATATCCGTGTTGAGAATGGCGCTCCGGGAATAAAAAGTGAAGACGCTCGCATTAATGGCTGGTCATTTATTGATATCGAAGGCGTGGATGTCGGGACATATGTAGAGAATGCTAAAGAGTACCTTGAGCAAAATCTAGAAATTCCAACAGGTTACTCAATCTCTTGGGCTGGGCAGTATGAATATATGGAAAGAGCAAAAGAAAAATTGACATTTGTTTTGCCCTTAACGCTAGCCATTATTTTGATCTTGCTCTATTTGAATTTCCGCTCGTTTAGCGAAGTAGCCATTATTGTCGTGACATTACCTATGGCAATGATTGGTGGCTTATGGCTAATGTATTTGGAAGGATTTAACTTTTCCGTCGCTGTAGGTGTTGGTTTTATTGCGCTAGCAGGTGTTGCCGTAGAGATTGGAGTCATCATGCTGGTTTACTTGAATCAAGCTCTTACAGATCTCAAGGAAAAAGCGACCGAGCGAGCAGAACAGATTTCTGACGCAGATTATCAAGATGCCTTGTTACATGGCGCTGGTTTGCGTGTACGCCCTGTCATGATGACCGTGGCAACAATCATCATCGGTCTATTACCTATTTTATATGGAACAGGCACTGGTTCGGAGGTCATGAGTCGCATCGCAGCACCTATGGTCGGTGGGATGACGAGTGCAGTGTTACTAACTCTCATTGTACTGCCTGCTATTTATTCAATTGTTAAAAAGAGAGAAATAAATTTCTTTAATCAAGAGTTATCAAAAAGCTAA
- a CDS encoding copper resistance CopC family protein — protein MKALIKILAVISVVISSAVFAHVNLEKSSPSDNAMLMTSPEELTLKFSKEVRLVKVSLKNKQGKKVKFGFQPSKEASSEFSWKLPQLAPANYIVDVTFLGKDGHKMKDNFGFMVH, from the coding sequence ATGAAAGCATTAATCAAAATCTTAGCGGTAATCAGCGTTGTTATTAGTAGCGCTGTGTTCGCACACGTAAATCTTGAAAAAAGTTCGCCTTCGGATAATGCAATGTTAATGACATCCCCAGAGGAACTTACACTTAAGTTCAGTAAAGAAGTGCGTTTAGTCAAAGTATCGTTAAAAAATAAGCAGGGAAAAAAAGTAAAGTTTGGCTTTCAACCTTCAAAAGAAGCGAGCAGTGAATTCTCATGGAAGCTACCTCAGTTGGCTCCAGCCAATTACATCGTAGATGTCACTTTCTTAGGTAAAGATGGTCACAAGATGAAGGACAACTTTGGCTTCATGGTTCATTAA
- a CDS encoding copper resistance D family protein, whose translation MEIYIWNTVIVLTKTAFYVGFACIAGYTFFGNVYGGNTLENGERRSFSQITLIAALIAFLANAIWFFANTGAMVEEGIVGALDLDMISIMWDSSIGDTTLWRLIGLIGVAIVVISSQFCVWKLTKFVLNAVLVICLFFLSYSFTLAGHVSVMGVFEKGLLMVHVIVMAWWFGALYPLKKACNKLEFEKLYQLMERFGKQASVMVSLLLIAGLLLAIQLVGGLDALLFTNYGQTILVKLLLVICVMKIAATHKLKLVPQLKNNDDRKTLSKSISIEMFVAIAILSVTAVLTSIVGPVN comes from the coding sequence ATGGAAATTTATATCTGGAATACGGTCATAGTGCTGACGAAAACTGCGTTCTACGTTGGCTTTGCCTGTATTGCTGGATATACATTTTTTGGCAATGTGTACGGCGGTAATACTTTGGAAAATGGAGAAAGAAGATCATTTAGTCAGATAACCCTTATTGCCGCCTTAATAGCTTTTCTAGCAAATGCAATTTGGTTCTTTGCTAACACTGGCGCAATGGTTGAAGAAGGAATAGTAGGAGCGCTAGACCTAGATATGATTAGTATCATGTGGGATTCGTCAATAGGCGATACCACACTATGGCGCTTGATTGGCCTGATTGGGGTTGCGATAGTAGTAATTTCTTCTCAATTTTGTGTTTGGAAGCTTACTAAATTTGTCTTAAACGCCGTGCTTGTCATATGTCTATTTTTTCTTTCTTATTCATTTACTTTGGCTGGACACGTTTCCGTCATGGGGGTCTTTGAAAAAGGTCTATTAATGGTGCATGTCATTGTAATGGCGTGGTGGTTTGGTGCCCTTTACCCTCTTAAAAAAGCCTGCAATAAGTTGGAATTCGAAAAGCTTTATCAATTGATGGAAAGGTTTGGAAAACAAGCTAGTGTCATGGTAAGTCTGCTCTTAATCGCTGGCTTATTATTGGCAATTCAGTTGGTGGGTGGATTAGATGCTCTGCTATTTACTAATTATGGACAAACCATATTAGTTAAATTGTTGTTAGTGATTTGCGTAATGAAGATAGCCGCTACACATAAATTGAAATTAGTCCCGCAGCTCAAAAATAATGATGACAGAAAAACATTATCCAAATCAATCTCAATTGAAATGTTTGTAGCTATTGCCATTTTATCTGTAACAGCAGTGCTTACTAGTATTGTCGGCCCTGTAAATTAA
- a CDS encoding YybH family protein, producing MKMKKRNILLVLLMTVSFVVHAHGDKQKDKGMLKGLDTPAAKVVLAFHEALETSNKELARAQLADDVTIYEGGRVERSADEYAHHHMLSDMKYLAAMKSETLEHQVTVLGNTAISASRSHTTGSYKGKERDYEGMETMVLEKQNGEWKIKHIHWSH from the coding sequence ATGAAAATGAAAAAAAGAAATATACTACTCGTTTTATTAATGACGGTTAGCTTTGTAGTTCACGCTCATGGTGACAAACAAAAAGATAAAGGAATGCTTAAAGGGCTGGATACCCCAGCTGCAAAAGTTGTATTAGCTTTTCATGAAGCGTTAGAAACAAGTAACAAAGAGCTTGCGCGTGCTCAATTAGCTGATGATGTCACCATTTATGAGGGCGGTCGTGTTGAAAGAAGCGCAGACGAATACGCTCATCATCATATGTTGTCTGACATGAAGTACTTGGCGGCTATGAAGAGCGAAACATTAGAGCACCAAGTGACAGTTCTTGGTAATACTGCGATATCGGCCTCGCGTAGTCATACTACAGGCTCTTACAAGGGTAAAGAGCGCGATTACGAAGGTATGGAAACAATGGTGCTGGAAAAACAAAATGGTGAATGGAAAATCAAGCACATTCATTGGTCTCATTAA
- a CDS encoding ion channel codes for MVLAVLIALVGVLAACLTHYYVLYGLQRYYVKCDCCLSVWQAMLALLIIFAVHIVESFYFTGIYWAAHQLLELGEFTKAFKPIFRDYFYHSLVTMTTLGLSEFNPEGHIKFITAMQSLLGFMMLTWSATFYYKLFSQEIPNKKSN; via the coding sequence ATGGTTTTAGCAGTTTTAATCGCACTAGTTGGCGTCTTAGCGGCCTGTTTGACACATTACTATGTACTGTACGGACTTCAACGGTATTATGTAAAATGTGACTGCTGTCTTTCGGTATGGCAGGCGATGCTTGCATTACTTATAATATTTGCAGTACATATTGTTGAGTCATTTTACTTTACAGGCATATATTGGGCTGCTCACCAACTCCTTGAGCTTGGTGAATTTACTAAAGCGTTTAAACCAATTTTCAGAGATTACTTTTACCATTCATTAGTGACTATGACGACCCTAGGGTTGAGTGAGTTCAACCCCGAAGGCCATATTAAATTCATCACAGCGATGCAATCACTTCTAGGCTTTATGATGCTGACATGGTCTGCTACGTTTTATTACAAACTTTTTTCGCAAGAAATTCCAAACAAAAAAAGCAATTAA
- a CDS encoding DUF305 domain-containing protein produces MKYSKFAAMIITSTIAMFIMMYLNTYTVSHIWFSETRSYMALYMGAGMAIIMLAFMLGMYTNKKINTAIFIGAASVFLVCVYLVRSQTTVADSSYMKAMIPHHSIAILTSERSGIEDVRVRELADNIIKAQRKEIKEMEWLIKDIEANGKAITQAEASQRPVPSFEGKVGKGGEDE; encoded by the coding sequence ATGAAATATTCCAAGTTTGCAGCGATGATTATCACCTCTACTATTGCAATGTTCATTATGATGTATCTTAACACCTATACTGTTTCGCATATTTGGTTCAGCGAAACACGCTCGTATATGGCGCTCTATATGGGGGCGGGGATGGCCATAATTATGTTGGCGTTTATGCTGGGAATGTACACCAATAAGAAAATAAATACAGCGATTTTTATTGGGGCGGCATCTGTATTCTTGGTGTGCGTCTATTTGGTTCGCTCTCAGACAACGGTAGCAGATTCTTCTTACATGAAAGCGATGATACCGCATCACTCAATTGCAATATTGACTAGTGAACGTTCAGGCATTGAAGACGTTCGCGTCAGGGAGTTAGCCGATAACATTATCAAGGCCCAGCGCAAGGAAATTAAAGAAATGGAATGGTTAATTAAAGACATTGAAGCCAATGGTAAGGCGATCACACAGGCTGAAGCATCCCAAAGACCAGTTCCATCGTTTGAGGGTAAAGTCGGAAAAGGAGGGGAAGATGAGTAA
- a CDS encoding MauE/DoxX family redox-associated membrane protein — protein MSKTVKLYRMVTDEHICPYGLRSKDLLERQGYEVEDHELTSRQEADEFKAKHDVQTTPQAFIDGQRVGGYDDLREYFNKGEAGQTGTTYTPVIVIFSVAALLAIAVQYFVAGSYISIRTLMLFIAFSMTFLAVQKLKDLYSFTNSFITYDLLAMKWIRYGYIYPFIEAYAGIGMVAQLPALAVAPFSLFIGTVGAISVFKAVYIDKRELKCACVGGDSSVPLGFVSLSENLFMIAGALIMLF, from the coding sequence ATGAGTAAAACAGTTAAACTATATAGAATGGTGACTGATGAGCATATTTGTCCCTATGGTTTGAGATCCAAAGACTTGTTAGAGAGGCAAGGATATGAAGTAGAAGATCATGAACTCACCTCTAGACAAGAAGCTGACGAATTTAAAGCCAAGCATGATGTACAAACGACCCCACAAGCTTTTATCGACGGCCAACGAGTTGGCGGGTACGATGATTTGAGAGAGTATTTCAATAAAGGTGAAGCAGGGCAAACGGGTACGACGTACACGCCTGTTATCGTCATATTTTCAGTAGCAGCACTTCTGGCTATAGCCGTACAATACTTCGTTGCTGGTTCTTATATTTCTATCAGAACCTTGATGCTATTTATTGCATTTTCGATGACCTTTTTAGCGGTGCAAAAATTAAAAGATTTATACAGCTTTACAAATTCTTTTATCACTTATGATTTGTTAGCGATGAAATGGATAAGATATGGCTATATTTACCCATTTATAGAAGCATATGCAGGGATCGGGATGGTTGCCCAACTGCCGGCGCTGGCAGTAGCTCCTTTCTCATTATTCATTGGAACAGTGGGTGCAATATCTGTCTTCAAAGCGGTGTATATTGATAAACGGGAATTAAAATGTGCTTGTGTCGGTGGTGACAGCAGCGTTCCCCTTGGTTTTGTATCGCTATCTGAAAATTTATTTATGATAGCGGGCGCACTGATTATGTTGTTTTGA
- a CDS encoding Tn7-like element transposition protein TnsE, producing the protein MDNKKYKIKGIEDNDELLYLGKLFRPANKADWYIQVRFKNSEIKSVLASLISDLAVGRQYNRTENAQSPTQITTFAWRKIVGNKSGVDLQLPPVDGIKRFERYLIVETNKGYVAIPQLELARILFLQNSKIFHYALEPTSLAIDFYTFTPDSENLIVQVNPTAQLTKGQFERIFNANKFAYTLADKAGRKAFLSINENFLKYRKSIKGTTHSNRDTYSTWWTFGFDAPSLHGCVLSVKVLKYGGIFGQNPIQIVSEITSLSKVPHSLPETIRFVSRDWLTTTVKKSDDTKREEGSTPELYEIDDEQSASTFLPARIVESKSSSEFSLEPSRSANTLTKSGKIRLVVNDTEREVSGSDIASTDLPDILGLAVPVSTSSNTSDMADVSVFDKFREMVNIIAQKPHFALAGFETKQLSKVGHSRVHLKKPNKAPRLSAIAHLRDTSTLESFTLIEIDLSDYIAADNCSKDTKHLSTLVFKYGCLDEARSRVDPILLSLVDNSLNWPREFLKKNKIKSAFARHPPSLSSSPFNMNKQLVTKWANDTIKTINRI; encoded by the coding sequence TTGGATAATAAAAAATACAAAATAAAAGGTATAGAGGATAACGATGAGTTACTTTACCTCGGTAAGCTTTTCAGGCCTGCAAATAAAGCTGACTGGTATATACAGGTCAGATTCAAGAATTCAGAAATAAAATCTGTTTTAGCTTCTCTTATCTCAGATCTTGCTGTCGGACGGCAATATAACAGAACAGAAAATGCTCAAAGTCCGACACAAATAACAACGTTCGCGTGGCGAAAAATTGTTGGTAACAAGAGTGGCGTGGATCTTCAACTTCCACCAGTAGACGGAATCAAAAGATTCGAGCGCTATTTAATAGTTGAAACAAATAAGGGTTATGTCGCCATACCTCAGCTAGAACTCGCAAGAATACTATTTCTCCAGAATAGTAAGATATTTCACTATGCTCTCGAACCAACATCGTTAGCTATCGACTTCTATACTTTCACACCAGACTCGGAAAACCTTATCGTTCAGGTCAATCCGACAGCCCAACTAACAAAAGGTCAGTTTGAGCGAATTTTCAATGCCAATAAATTCGCTTATACGCTGGCAGATAAAGCAGGGCGCAAGGCTTTCTTATCGATAAACGAAAATTTTCTGAAATATCGAAAATCGATTAAGGGCACAACACATTCAAACCGTGATACCTACTCTACGTGGTGGACGTTTGGTTTCGACGCTCCATCACTCCATGGTTGTGTTTTAAGCGTAAAAGTACTTAAGTACGGTGGTATTTTCGGGCAAAATCCGATTCAAATCGTCAGCGAAATAACAAGCTTGAGCAAAGTTCCTCACTCACTTCCAGAGACCATTCGGTTTGTTAGTCGTGACTGGTTGACTACCACAGTCAAAAAGTCAGATGATACTAAGCGTGAAGAAGGCTCCACACCTGAACTATATGAAATTGATGACGAACAAAGTGCGAGCACTTTTCTGCCCGCGAGAATCGTTGAGTCTAAGAGCAGTTCAGAATTTTCTCTGGAACCATCGCGATCTGCCAACACGCTTACTAAAAGCGGAAAGATACGGCTAGTTGTGAATGATACTGAGCGAGAAGTTTCTGGGAGCGACATTGCTAGTACGGATCTGCCAGACATTTTAGGATTAGCTGTGCCAGTGAGTACGTCAAGCAACACCAGCGACATGGCTGACGTATCAGTTTTTGACAAATTTAGGGAAATGGTCAATATAATTGCACAAAAGCCACATTTTGCACTAGCAGGATTCGAAACAAAGCAACTAAGCAAGGTAGGACACTCAAGGGTACACCTTAAGAAACCAAACAAAGCACCACGACTATCTGCAATAGCTCATTTACGAGACACTTCAACTCTGGAATCTTTTACATTGATAGAAATTGATTTGAGTGATTACATTGCCGCTGACAATTGCAGCAAAGACACTAAGCATCTATCAACTCTGGTATTCAAATATGGTTGCTTAGATGAAGCTAGAAGTAGGGTCGATCCAATTCTTTTATCTTTGGTAGATAACTCGCTTAATTGGCCGAGAGAATTCCTAAAGAAGAATAAAATAAAATCTGCTTTTGCACGTCACCCACCTAGCCTAAGCTCTTCGCCTTTTAATATGAATAAACAGCTAGTTACGAAATGGGCAAACGATACAATTAAAACCATCAATAGAATATAA